The following coding sequences are from one Rathayibacter sp. SW19 window:
- a CDS encoding cell division protein CrgA, producing the protein MAGSKTRSKRERNDAAATATSRDDIPNPVWFKPLMLGFMLVGLAWIVVFYVSQSQFPIPQLGAWNILIGFGIAFVGFLMTTRWR; encoded by the coding sequence ATGGCTGGCTCCAAAACCCGATCGAAGCGCGAGCGCAATGATGCCGCCGCGACCGCTACTTCCCGCGACGACATTCCGAACCCGGTGTGGTTCAAGCCCCTCATGCTGGGCTTCATGTTGGTGGGGCTCGCCTGGATCGTCGTGTTCTACGTGAGCCAGAGTCAGTTCCCGATTCCGCAGCTCGGTGCGTGGAACATCCTGATCGGTTTCGGCATCGCATTCGTGGGCTTCTTGATGACGACTCGGTGGCGTTGA
- a CDS encoding class E sortase, with product MDEPDAQSAPDASSRQPTHRSGRSRRQRPSRRVSVVGVFGELLITAGLVVLLFLGWQTWWNSAVLAGQQTSAAAAQSQQWLEQSRSHHTPAPTATPTSTPGATSAPVDYGPPPVMSPVAFAQPLAVIYIPRFGADWKRIIRESVDVQSVLNSYDAGVGHYTGTQMPGEVGNFAIAAHDTGYGNAFLNVSKLQLGDKIYVQTKDGFYTYEFRNFQYVRPTAVNVLLPVPQAQGAAASDRLITLTTCNPPYHAQERIAAFGVFDSWQPLSDVPAAIAGQVSGR from the coding sequence ATGGATGAGCCGGACGCACAAAGCGCACCCGACGCCTCATCAAGACAGCCCACGCACCGTTCAGGCCGCAGTCGACGGCAACGGCCTTCGCGCAGAGTGTCCGTGGTCGGGGTATTCGGCGAACTGTTGATCACGGCCGGACTAGTCGTGCTGTTGTTCCTCGGCTGGCAGACCTGGTGGAACAGTGCCGTGCTCGCGGGGCAGCAGACATCTGCAGCTGCCGCGCAGAGTCAGCAATGGTTGGAACAGAGCCGCTCACATCACACACCGGCGCCTACGGCGACACCGACCTCAACACCGGGAGCGACGTCCGCCCCGGTCGACTACGGTCCCCCTCCCGTGATGAGCCCTGTCGCCTTTGCGCAGCCGCTCGCCGTGATCTACATTCCTCGCTTTGGCGCTGACTGGAAACGCATCATCCGCGAGTCTGTCGATGTGCAGAGCGTTCTGAACAGCTACGACGCTGGAGTCGGGCACTACACCGGAACGCAGATGCCCGGCGAGGTCGGCAACTTCGCGATTGCTGCCCACGACACCGGATATGGCAATGCCTTCCTGAATGTGTCGAAGCTCCAACTCGGCGACAAGATCTACGTCCAGACGAAAGACGGTTTCTACACGTACGAGTTCCGCAATTTTCAGTATGTGCGGCCGACAGCAGTCAATGTGCTTTTGCCGGTGCCGCAGGCGCAGGGGGCCGCGGCGAGCGATCGCTTGATCACGCTCACGACCTGCAACCCGCCGTATCACGCGCAGGAACGCATCGCGGCGTTCGGCGTTTTCGATTCCTGGCAACCGCTGAGTGATGTACCTGCGGCCATCGCCGGCCAAGTGAGCGGGAGGTAG
- a CDS encoding anthranilate synthase component II: MTRVLVIDNYDSFVYTLNGYLRELGAETEVVRNDAFPIEEVEERLTHYDAVLLSPGPGKPRDAGMSIPIVRAALHSGTPLLGVCLGHQAIAEAFGATVTNAEELMHGKTSLVSHDESPFYEGVRQPFTATRYHSLAVVANTIPSELIVTARTAGGVIMGLRHESAPIFGVQFHPESVLTQDGYRMLGNWLVEAGLATAHETARTLDPLLVSTAPVSTGPVSTAPVSTTPASTTPAAD, translated from the coding sequence ATGACCCGGGTACTCGTCATCGACAACTACGACAGCTTCGTTTACACGCTGAACGGCTATTTGCGCGAACTGGGTGCTGAGACGGAAGTTGTGCGCAATGACGCCTTCCCGATCGAAGAGGTCGAGGAACGCTTGACGCACTACGACGCGGTGCTGCTCTCTCCGGGGCCGGGAAAGCCGCGAGACGCGGGGATGTCCATCCCGATCGTCAGGGCCGCGCTTCACTCCGGCACCCCTCTTCTGGGAGTCTGCCTTGGTCACCAGGCGATCGCTGAGGCGTTCGGCGCCACTGTCACGAACGCGGAAGAACTGATGCATGGCAAGACGTCACTGGTCAGCCATGACGAAAGCCCGTTCTACGAAGGCGTACGCCAACCGTTCACAGCAACGCGCTACCACTCGCTTGCCGTTGTTGCGAACACGATTCCGTCCGAGTTGATTGTGACGGCCCGCACGGCCGGTGGCGTGATCATGGGGTTGCGGCACGAGAGCGCACCGATCTTCGGTGTGCAATTTCACCCGGAGTCCGTGCTCACGCAAGACGGTTATCGGATGCTGGGCAACTGGCTCGTCGAGGCAGGCCTAGCGACCGCGCACGAGACAGCGCGCACGCTGGACCCGCTGCTGGTCAGCACAGCTCCGGTAAGTACAGGTCCGGTCAGCACAGCTCCGGTAAGCACTACTCCGGCCAGCACAACTCCGGCGGCTGACTAA
- the pknB gene encoding Stk1 family PASTA domain-containing Ser/Thr kinase, with protein sequence MTEDRRILAGRYQVGELIGHGGMSDVYRGIDARLGRTVAIKLLKSSLATDPAFRTRFRQEAQSAARMAHPTIVRVFDAGEETLRDANGREVQAPFIVMEYVDGRLLRDIIKDGPLEAGEAVRIEVGILTALEYSHRAGVVHRDIKPGNVMITQTGQVKVMDFGIARAISDSSATVAQTTAILGTASYFSPEQAKGETVDARSDLYSAGVVLFEMLTGRAPFRGDTPVAVAYQHVSEPPTKPSVINPKVSPALDTVVLHALAKDRADRYQSAADFRRELEAAGSGKIPVHRQRDAFSETLFGTPTGGITGTEAALRQLTEDDTMVRTQNRPPVVWIWAGILCVAIIVVALVLWVFSQTPSTQLSNVSRAVPNVIGKTLDQATSELKKSDLTWSITNQESATVPAGKVISTDPDSGIIAQKGDQVTVYVSSGKKAAAVPDVTGQSIADAQKAMTAAGFQLGLVNQQNSPTVPANVVISTKPAANTQAHEGDTINFNVSNGSVTVPDFTGQSIGAATSLLQAPDLQLTADPKPDPSCKAQPGTLVVSQSPGPGLAPQGSAVTLNYCNG encoded by the coding sequence GTGACCGAAGACCGCCGCATCCTCGCCGGACGGTATCAGGTGGGCGAACTCATCGGTCACGGCGGCATGTCCGACGTCTATCGCGGCATTGATGCCCGACTCGGGCGCACCGTCGCGATCAAGCTGCTCAAGTCGTCGCTTGCGACAGACCCTGCTTTCCGCACTCGCTTCCGTCAGGAAGCGCAGTCTGCGGCACGGATGGCGCATCCGACGATCGTGCGCGTCTTCGACGCCGGCGAAGAGACGCTCCGCGACGCGAACGGTCGCGAAGTCCAGGCCCCGTTCATCGTGATGGAATATGTCGACGGCAGACTGCTGCGCGACATCATCAAGGACGGCCCGCTCGAGGCCGGCGAAGCCGTTCGAATCGAAGTGGGCATCCTCACCGCACTCGAATACTCGCATCGTGCGGGTGTCGTGCACCGCGACATCAAGCCCGGCAACGTGATGATCACGCAGACCGGGCAAGTCAAGGTGATGGATTTCGGTATCGCGCGAGCCATCAGCGACTCATCCGCCACCGTTGCGCAGACCACCGCGATCCTCGGCACCGCAAGCTACTTCTCACCGGAACAGGCCAAGGGCGAAACGGTTGACGCTCGCAGCGATCTGTATTCGGCCGGCGTCGTGCTCTTCGAGATGCTCACCGGGCGAGCACCCTTCCGTGGCGACACCCCCGTAGCCGTCGCATACCAGCACGTCAGTGAGCCACCGACCAAGCCCAGCGTGATCAACCCGAAGGTCTCGCCTGCCCTCGACACCGTCGTGCTGCACGCGTTGGCGAAGGATCGGGCCGATCGCTACCAGAGCGCTGCAGATTTTCGGCGAGAGCTGGAAGCAGCCGGCTCCGGCAAGATCCCTGTGCACCGCCAGCGGGATGCGTTCTCAGAGACACTGTTCGGCACACCGACCGGTGGCATAACCGGCACAGAGGCGGCGTTGCGCCAACTCACAGAAGACGACACAATGGTGCGCACCCAGAACCGGCCACCCGTGGTCTGGATCTGGGCGGGCATCCTCTGCGTTGCAATCATCGTCGTCGCTCTGGTGCTCTGGGTGTTCAGCCAGACACCGTCGACACAGCTCTCCAACGTGTCTCGTGCCGTGCCGAATGTGATCGGCAAAACGTTGGATCAGGCCACGAGCGAGCTGAAGAAGAGCGATCTCACCTGGTCGATCACGAACCAGGAGAGCGCGACCGTTCCAGCAGGCAAGGTGATCAGCACCGATCCAGACAGCGGCATCATCGCCCAGAAGGGCGACCAGGTCACCGTCTACGTCTCCAGCGGCAAGAAGGCCGCGGCGGTTCCCGATGTGACAGGACAGTCGATAGCCGACGCGCAGAAAGCGATGACGGCTGCCGGGTTCCAGCTGGGGCTGGTCAATCAGCAGAACTCCCCGACGGTGCCCGCCAACGTTGTGATCAGCACAAAGCCTGCGGCGAATACCCAAGCCCACGAGGGTGACACCATCAACTTCAACGTTTCAAACGGAAGTGTCACCGTGCCTGATTTCACGGGGCAGTCGATCGGCGCGGCGACGAGTCTGCTTCAGGCACCTGACCTGCAGTTGACCGCCGACCCGAAACCGGACCCCAGTTGCAAGGCACAGCCTGGCACGCTTGTGGTGAGCCAGTCGCCCGGCCCCGGCCTTGCCCCGCAAGGTTCGGCCGTAACGCTCAACTACTGCAACGGTTAG
- a CDS encoding protein kinase domain-containing protein yields MRPTAGLTFGGRYELQSRIAIGGMGEVWQATDQVIGRTVAIKILKDEYLGDPGFLERFRAEARHAALVNHEGIANVFDYGEEDGSAFLVMELVPGEALSTILEREHTLSSDKTLDIVAQTAAALHAAHAAGLVHRDIKPGNLLITPDGRVKITDFGIARIADQVPLTATGQVMGTVQYLSPEQASGHPASPTTDIYSLGIVAYECLAGRRPFSGESQVAIAMAQINEAPPELPITVAEPVRNLVYSCIAKNPQDRPASAAHLARAAQALRRGDVAAAAAAVPAVLTNASGEPDGLTMLLPASIAGATEATTVLATPTATTPVPDDKKAKKRSPWTWPLIALIALLVIVLGGTLIALLSQNRGGNAPASTPSASTATTHSTPPPQTQTSTPVATSGSINQADYVGKTLDQATAALNALGFKNITNNQGKAATTAAQVNTVYGVNPTGTVPFTATITLTFYGPVVQPSAPTDTVTLSSPAQPLNVGDQAQFAWGTASCPAGQNLTGHQLYVDGQGQGPVSGSAAGTSWTVPSTAAGKTVTVTYTIFCGESVESPQSTQSLPVAIKP; encoded by the coding sequence ATGAGACCCACAGCAGGGCTCACCTTCGGGGGACGTTACGAGCTGCAGTCGCGCATTGCGATCGGCGGCATGGGCGAAGTCTGGCAGGCAACCGACCAGGTGATCGGCCGCACGGTCGCCATCAAGATCTTGAAAGACGAGTACCTCGGCGATCCGGGCTTTCTCGAGCGCTTCCGCGCTGAGGCCCGGCACGCGGCGCTCGTCAACCACGAAGGCATTGCCAACGTGTTCGACTACGGCGAGGAAGACGGTAGCGCCTTCCTCGTCATGGAGCTTGTGCCCGGCGAGGCGCTCTCCACGATCCTCGAGCGCGAGCACACCCTCTCGAGCGACAAGACGCTGGACATCGTTGCGCAGACCGCCGCGGCATTGCACGCCGCGCACGCGGCAGGGCTCGTGCACCGCGACATCAAACCGGGCAACCTTCTGATCACCCCGGATGGCCGTGTCAAAATCACCGACTTCGGCATCGCCCGGATCGCGGATCAGGTTCCGCTGACGGCAACCGGCCAGGTGATGGGAACGGTGCAATACCTCTCCCCGGAACAGGCCAGCGGGCATCCCGCGTCGCCGACGACCGACATCTATTCGCTCGGCATCGTCGCCTACGAGTGCTTGGCCGGCCGCAGACCGTTCAGCGGTGAGTCGCAGGTCGCGATTGCCATGGCGCAGATCAACGAGGCGCCACCCGAACTTCCGATCACCGTTGCAGAGCCCGTTCGCAACCTGGTGTATTCCTGCATCGCCAAGAACCCACAGGACCGCCCCGCCTCGGCAGCGCACCTGGCGCGTGCAGCACAGGCTCTGCGAAGAGGCGACGTGGCGGCGGCAGCAGCAGCCGTTCCTGCCGTGTTGACCAACGCATCCGGTGAGCCGGACGGTCTGACCATGCTGCTGCCTGCGTCAATCGCGGGCGCAACAGAGGCGACGACGGTGCTCGCCACACCGACGGCAACCACCCCGGTTCCCGACGACAAGAAGGCCAAGAAGCGCAGCCCGTGGACCTGGCCGCTGATCGCGCTGATCGCGCTCCTCGTGATCGTGCTCGGTGGAACGCTCATAGCATTGCTCAGTCAAAATCGCGGTGGAAACGCCCCGGCGAGCACGCCAAGCGCTAGCACGGCGACGACGCATTCGACTCCCCCGCCGCAGACGCAGACAAGCACTCCCGTGGCGACCTCTGGGTCGATCAATCAAGCCGACTACGTCGGAAAGACGCTTGATCAGGCAACGGCCGCGCTCAACGCGCTTGGCTTCAAGAACATCACGAACAATCAGGGTAAGGCGGCAACGACCGCCGCCCAGGTCAACACCGTCTACGGCGTCAACCCGACAGGAACCGTGCCGTTCACGGCCACGATCACGCTGACGTTCTACGGCCCGGTCGTGCAACCGAGCGCCCCGACCGACACAGTGACGCTCAGCTCACCGGCTCAACCGCTGAACGTTGGCGATCAGGCGCAATTCGCCTGGGGCACCGCATCGTGCCCGGCCGGCCAGAACCTCACCGGCCACCAACTGTACGTTGATGGGCAGGGCCAGGGGCCGGTCTCCGGCTCGGCCGCAGGAACCTCCTGGACCGTACCGTCGACAGCTGCCGGAAAGACGGTCACGGTGACGTACACGATCTTCTGCGGCGAGTCCGTCGAGTCGCCACAGTCAACCCAATCACTGCCGGTGGCGATCAAGCCTTAG
- a CDS encoding peptidoglycan D,D-transpeptidase FtsI family protein has protein sequence MNRELKRVSIVVLLMFIALFVSTSVIQVGEADSLNADARNSRTRLDGYNVQRGAILVAGQPVAQSVPSKDDYKYQRVYTNGPLYAPVTGFFPINGQATGLEGALDTQLSGTSNTTFLERLNNILTGKSPQGNSVATTIDPAAQQAAYAALGSLQGAVVVVQPKTGRILALVSTASYDPNTLAAHDSKQVDATYQALLNAPGNPLVSKAYTDLNPPGSTFKLVVASAALSTGKYTKDSQLPNPASFTLPGTNTVVRNDSFTTCGPGATVSIETALQLSCNIPMAELGIELKSPTIKKQAEAFGFNSAFTIPMQSSKSSYPGYSGDSAQTGMSAFGQASDTATALQMALVSAGIANGGVVMEPNLVESVQTPSLTQVAGTGFTPKEFGRAISQDVATTMTQLMVNNVANGVAGNARIDGVSVGGKTGTAQNAGNEPYTLWFTGFAPADNPEFAVAVVVENGGGLGQSSNGNAVAAPIAKKVLEAVLSK, from the coding sequence ATGAACCGAGAGCTCAAACGGGTGAGCATCGTGGTGCTGCTGATGTTCATTGCGTTGTTCGTGTCGACGTCCGTCATTCAGGTGGGGGAAGCCGACTCTCTCAACGCCGACGCGCGCAATTCGCGCACGCGTCTGGATGGCTACAACGTGCAGCGCGGCGCCATCCTGGTCGCCGGGCAACCGGTCGCACAATCGGTGCCCAGCAAAGACGACTACAAATACCAGCGCGTATACACGAACGGGCCGCTCTACGCGCCGGTGACCGGGTTCTTCCCGATCAACGGACAAGCCACCGGCCTGGAGGGCGCACTCGACACGCAGCTGAGCGGCACATCGAACACCACATTCCTGGAGCGATTGAACAACATCCTGACCGGCAAGAGCCCGCAGGGCAACTCGGTTGCAACGACCATCGACCCGGCAGCGCAACAGGCAGCCTATGCGGCGCTCGGCAGCCTTCAGGGCGCTGTCGTCGTGGTGCAGCCGAAGACTGGCCGCATCCTGGCACTGGTGTCGACAGCGTCCTACGACCCGAACACGCTGGCCGCGCACGATTCCAAGCAGGTGGATGCCACCTACCAAGCTCTGCTGAACGCGCCCGGCAACCCTCTGGTCAGCAAGGCGTATACCGATCTGAACCCGCCGGGGTCCACGTTCAAGCTCGTCGTCGCATCCGCCGCCCTGTCGACCGGCAAGTACACGAAGGACAGCCAGCTGCCGAACCCGGCGAGTTTCACACTGCCCGGCACGAATACGGTCGTTCGCAATGACAGCTTCACCACCTGCGGGCCCGGCGCAACGGTTTCGATCGAAACCGCCCTGCAGCTCTCCTGCAACATCCCCATGGCAGAACTCGGCATCGAGCTGAAGTCGCCGACGATCAAGAAGCAGGCGGAGGCCTTCGGTTTCAACAGTGCATTCACAATCCCGATGCAGTCGTCGAAGAGTTCGTACCCGGGCTACTCGGGCGACTCGGCGCAGACAGGCATGAGCGCGTTCGGGCAGGCGAGCGACACGGCAACAGCGCTGCAGATGGCGCTCGTTTCCGCTGGGATCGCGAACGGCGGCGTGGTGATGGAACCGAATCTCGTCGAGTCGGTGCAGACCCCCTCCCTCACTCAGGTGGCGGGAACCGGCTTCACACCCAAGGAATTCGGCCGCGCGATCAGCCAAGACGTCGCAACGACGATGACGCAGCTGATGGTCAATAACGTGGCAAACGGCGTCGCGGGTAATGCAAGAATAGACGGGGTCAGTGTGGGTGGAAAGACGGGAACAGCGCAGAACGCGGGCAATGAGCCCTATACGCTGTGGTTCACCGGATTTGCGCCCGCCGACAATCCCGAATTCGCCGTGGCAGTTGTCGTGGAAAATGGTGGCGGACTCGGTCAGAGTAGCAACGGCAATGCTGTTGCTGCCCCGATCGCGAAGAAAGTACTAGAGGCGGTGCTGAGTAAATGA
- a CDS encoding FtsW/RodA/SpoVE family cell cycle protein — protein sequence MPDSKQSAAVVGASQPSPDAGKVKRLRLPAKMRNLELVLVIFACIINAIAIVLVQLGAIGHADLTLVFLGAGLAVLVLALHIVMRYIAPNADPFILPIATVLNGIGIAEIYRIDLAYKDFGWESAAVRQIVWTAIAIACSIIVMLLIRNYRVLQRYTYLAGLTAIVLLLLPMLPLIGKEVNGARVWIAIGTFTFQPGEIAKIALAIFFAGYLVQHRDSLSLTGTKFLGIRFPRLRDLLPILVIWAISMSVIVFQRDLGTGLLYFGLFLVMIYVATARVSWVLLGLIMFVGGALIASQVLSYVQGRFENWLNPFSQHQYDKAFAGSYQLVQGLFGLAHGGLLGTGLGQGDPSITPVANSDYIIASLGEELGLIGLFAILCLYLLFVSRGFRIGFAGQDDFGKLLAVGLSFTVALQTFIVIGGITRVIPLTGLTTPFLAAGGSSLVANWIIVALLLRLSDTVRNQPRMVVS from the coding sequence ATGCCGGACAGTAAGCAGTCAGCCGCCGTGGTCGGCGCATCGCAACCCTCACCGGATGCCGGCAAGGTCAAGCGCCTGCGCCTGCCCGCGAAGATGCGCAACCTCGAGTTGGTGCTGGTCATCTTCGCCTGCATCATCAACGCGATCGCGATCGTGCTGGTGCAGCTCGGTGCGATCGGGCACGCGGATCTCACCCTGGTGTTTCTCGGTGCCGGGCTCGCGGTCCTGGTTTTGGCTCTGCACATCGTCATGCGCTACATCGCGCCGAATGCCGACCCGTTCATCCTGCCGATCGCCACGGTGCTGAACGGAATCGGCATTGCGGAGATCTACCGCATCGACCTTGCGTACAAAGACTTCGGGTGGGAGAGCGCAGCGGTGCGCCAGATCGTCTGGACGGCCATCGCGATCGCCTGCAGCATCATCGTCATGCTGCTCATTCGCAACTATCGAGTGCTGCAGCGCTACACCTACCTAGCCGGCCTGACCGCCATCGTGCTGCTGCTCCTGCCGATGCTGCCGCTGATCGGCAAGGAGGTCAACGGTGCTCGCGTGTGGATCGCCATCGGCACCTTCACCTTCCAGCCCGGCGAGATTGCGAAGATCGCTCTGGCCATCTTCTTCGCGGGCTACCTCGTGCAACACCGTGACTCTCTCTCGCTCACGGGCACGAAGTTCCTCGGGATCCGCTTTCCGCGGCTGCGTGACCTGCTGCCCATTCTCGTGATCTGGGCCATTTCGATGTCCGTGATCGTGTTCCAGCGCGACCTTGGAACCGGCCTGTTGTACTTCGGTCTGTTCCTCGTGATGATCTACGTCGCGACGGCACGGGTCAGCTGGGTGCTGCTCGGCCTGATCATGTTCGTCGGCGGAGCCCTGATCGCGAGCCAGGTGCTCAGCTACGTGCAAGGCCGCTTCGAGAACTGGCTGAATCCGTTCAGCCAACACCAGTACGACAAAGCCTTTGCAGGCAGTTACCAACTGGTGCAGGGGCTGTTCGGCCTGGCTCACGGCGGCTTGCTCGGCACAGGGTTGGGCCAAGGTGACCCGAGCATCACCCCCGTTGCGAACAGCGATTACATCATCGCGAGCCTCGGCGAGGAGCTCGGGCTCATCGGCCTGTTCGCCATCCTGTGCCTCTACCTGCTGTTCGTCTCCCGCGGCTTCCGCATCGGCTTCGCCGGCCAGGATGACTTCGGCAAACTCCTGGCCGTCGGCCTCTCGTTCACGGTTGCCCTGCAAACCTTCATCGTGATCGGCGGCATCACCCGGGTGATTCCGTTGACCGGTCTGACGACGCCGTTCCTCGCGGCAGGCGGATCCTCCCTCGTGGCGAACTGGATCATCGTCGCGTTGCTCTTAAGGCTGTCTGATACGGTGCGAAACCAGCCGAGAATGGTGGTGAGCTGA
- a CDS encoding PP2C family protein-serine/threonine phosphatase, whose protein sequence is MAQVNRAAALSHVGKIRANNQDSGYAGHNLFVVADGMGGHAGGDVASAIALNRIKEADVAYVTAEEALFSMQSALIAANALLAETVFEHPELTGMGTTVSAIARVGDKVALAHIGDSRIYLLRDGEFTQISVDHTFVQRLVDTGRITEEEALVHPRRSVLMRVLGDVDAHPEIDTWTHDTMPGDRWLICSDGLSGVVKADELAGIVSNLADSPKEVGEKLVRASLDAGAPDNVTVVVLDIDRGEAAAEPVTVGSAAAPLAFAQDPVRAKTWVPSLRLHPVKPATGPTHFEPQTEDYFGELIEEDQRRARRRKLTWLTAAVLLVVAIVLALVLGYEWTQSRYFVGAAPDGNVAIFSGVQQDLGPISLSHIYQETTTHVSELSSYERQQVEQTINADSLEDAERIVNQLANAGQ, encoded by the coding sequence ATGGCGCAGGTCAACCGAGCCGCCGCACTGTCGCACGTGGGCAAGATCCGAGCGAACAATCAAGATTCCGGCTACGCCGGCCACAACCTTTTCGTCGTCGCAGACGGCATGGGCGGTCACGCCGGCGGCGATGTCGCCTCGGCGATCGCGCTCAACCGCATCAAAGAAGCGGATGTCGCGTACGTGACCGCAGAGGAAGCCCTGTTCTCGATGCAGTCGGCTCTGATTGCAGCGAATGCTCTCCTTGCAGAGACGGTGTTCGAGCATCCTGAATTGACCGGAATGGGAACGACGGTCAGCGCGATCGCCCGCGTTGGCGACAAAGTGGCCCTTGCACACATCGGCGATTCCCGCATCTATCTGTTACGCGACGGCGAGTTCACCCAGATCAGCGTCGACCACACATTCGTGCAACGACTGGTCGACACCGGCCGCATCACGGAGGAAGAGGCGCTCGTGCATCCGCGGCGCTCGGTGCTGATGCGCGTTCTCGGCGACGTCGATGCTCACCCCGAGATCGACACCTGGACGCATGACACGATGCCGGGGGATCGCTGGCTGATTTGCTCAGACGGTCTCAGTGGCGTCGTCAAGGCCGACGAGTTGGCCGGGATCGTGTCAAATCTTGCAGACTCGCCAAAAGAGGTCGGCGAAAAGCTCGTGCGCGCAAGCCTTGATGCCGGTGCACCAGACAACGTCACCGTCGTCGTCCTGGACATCGACCGGGGCGAAGCCGCAGCGGAGCCAGTAACGGTCGGATCTGCCGCCGCACCACTCGCGTTCGCCCAAGACCCCGTGCGGGCCAAAACCTGGGTGCCATCACTACGACTGCACCCGGTCAAACCGGCAACCGGACCGACTCATTTCGAACCGCAGACCGAAGACTACTTCGGCGAACTGATCGAGGAGGATCAACGCAGAGCTCGCCGCCGCAAGCTCACCTGGCTGACGGCGGCAGTGCTTCTCGTGGTCGCGATCGTGCTCGCGCTCGTACTGGGCTACGAATGGACCCAGTCCCGGTACTTCGTCGGTGCGGCACCAGACGGCAATGTCGCCATTTTCTCCGGCGTGCAGCAGGACCTCGGCCCGATCTCCCTCTCGCACATTTATCAGGAGACGACAACGCATGTCTCCGAGCTGAGCAGTTATGAGCGGCAACAGGTCGAACAGACCATCAACGCAGACTCCCTCGAGGATGCCGAGCGCATCGTGAATCAGTTGGCCAATGCCGGACAGTAA
- a CDS encoding FHA domain-containing protein FhaB/FipA, producing the protein MWLFVFAIVYALRTDLFGQRVRKLPADAAASPFANVPAAAPNAAASAAQAPPTPTPLATPANTSAPLSTPRPTRSSSAGSSNGNPAATILTAGHLVITSGPKQGTELPLGRDPLTIGRSGDSGLIIRDDYTSTHHARLLLWNDKWMIQDLDSTNGTFLGGTRVSVPTEVALNTPIKIGTTTFELRR; encoded by the coding sequence ATGTGGCTGTTCGTCTTCGCCATCGTCTACGCCCTGCGCACTGATCTGTTCGGTCAACGTGTGCGCAAACTCCCCGCGGATGCCGCCGCCTCACCGTTCGCAAACGTGCCGGCGGCAGCACCGAACGCAGCAGCCAGCGCAGCACAGGCACCGCCAACTCCCACCCCCCTCGCGACGCCCGCGAACACCAGTGCTCCCCTGAGCACCCCTCGCCCGACCCGCTCGTCGAGTGCGGGTTCGTCCAATGGAAATCCGGCTGCAACGATACTCACGGCAGGGCACCTTGTCATCACCTCGGGCCCGAAGCAGGGCACCGAGCTGCCGCTTGGTCGCGACCCTCTCACCATCGGTCGCAGCGGTGACTCCGGCTTGATCATCCGTGACGATTACACGTCAACGCACCACGCCCGGTTGCTCTTGTGGAACGACAAGTGGATGATTCAAGACCTCGACTCGACCAACGGCACCTTCCTCGGCGGCACTCGGGTGAGCGTGCCCACCGAGGTGGCCTTGAACACTCCGATCAAAATCGGAACGACCACGTTCGAACTTCGGCGGTAG
- a CDS encoding DUF3662 and FHA domain-containing protein → MGILDNFEKGLERAVNGAFAKTFRSGLQPVELTSALRRELDTKAAVVTRDRILAPNKFTLRMAPSDYSRMRSIGPTLTDELTQFVQQHAATQHYQFAGGISITLTQDDSLSTGILEVDSQNVQGSVSWAPVLDIAGKRYPLVQSRTIIGRGSEADITVNDTGISRKHVEVIWDGSRAQVRDLGSTNGSRLNGQPVTKAIMEPNSVILIGRTSIVFKVLPQAAPAAPRPNLPGSDIGGFWSDS, encoded by the coding sequence GTGGGCATTCTGGACAACTTTGAGAAAGGTCTCGAGCGCGCCGTCAATGGTGCGTTCGCGAAGACTTTTCGCTCGGGGTTGCAACCGGTCGAACTCACAAGCGCACTTCGGCGCGAACTCGACACAAAAGCCGCAGTCGTGACTCGCGACCGAATCCTTGCACCGAACAAGTTCACGTTGCGAATGGCGCCAAGCGACTACTCGCGAATGCGTTCGATCGGCCCGACTCTCACCGACGAGCTCACCCAGTTCGTGCAACAGCACGCCGCAACTCAGCACTACCAGTTTGCGGGCGGCATTTCGATCACACTCACCCAGGATGACAGTCTCAGCACCGGCATCCTCGAGGTCGACTCACAGAACGTGCAGGGTTCCGTCTCCTGGGCGCCCGTGCTCGACATCGCCGGCAAACGCTACCCGTTGGTTCAGTCACGCACCATCATCGGGCGCGGAAGCGAAGCGGACATCACGGTCAATGACACGGGCATTTCGCGCAAACACGTCGAGGTGATCTGGGACGGCAGCCGCGCCCAAGTGCGCGACCTCGGCTCAACCAACGGCTCACGGCTCAACGGTCAACCGGTGACGAAAGCCATCATGGAACCGAATTCCGTCATCTTGATCGGCCGCACCAGTATCGTGTTCAAGGTGCTCCCCCAAGCCGCCCCCGCCGCACCGCGCCCCAACCTGCCCGGCAGCGACATCGGCGGCTTCTGGAGCGACTCGTGA